In Rhizobium sp. ARZ01, a genomic segment contains:
- the prfB gene encoding peptide chain release factor 2 (programmed frameshift), whose translation MRAEIENVVDEIKQAISLLRRHLDWDQAIRRLDWLNNKAEDPNLWNDATEAQKLMRERQHLDDGINGLRGLEQQLRDNIELIELGEEEGDADIVKDAENALKELRAESNRRQVEAMLSGEADSNDTYVEVHSGAGGTESQDWANMLLRMYTRWAERQGFKVELLEIHDGEEAGIKSATILVKGHNAYGWMKTESGVHRLVRISPYDSNARRHTSFSSIWVYPVVDDSINIEVNESDCRIDTYRSSGAGGQHVNTTDSAVRITHIPTGIVVACQQERSQHKNRAKAWDMLRARLYEAELKKREEAANAEASSKTDIGWGHQIRSYVLQPYQLVKDLRTGVESTAPDDVLNGDLNEFMEAALAHRVNGGADAAVEDLA comes from the exons ATGCGCGCGGAAATCGAGAACGTAGTCGACGAAATCAAGCAGGCCATAAGCCTGCTGAGGAGGCATCTT GACTGGGACCAGGCGATAAGACGACTGGACTGGTTGAACAACAAGGCAGAGGATCCAAACCTCTGGAACGACGCCACCGAAGCGCAGAAGCTGATGCGCGAGCGCCAGCATTTGGATGACGGCATCAATGGCCTGCGCGGCCTCGAGCAGCAGCTCAGGGACAACATCGAACTGATCGAGCTCGGTGAGGAAGAGGGCGATGCCGACATCGTCAAGGATGCGGAGAACGCGCTGAAGGAACTGCGTGCGGAATCCAACCGCCGCCAGGTCGAGGCGATGCTCTCGGGCGAGGCCGACTCCAACGACACCTATGTCGAAGTGCACTCCGGTGCCGGCGGCACCGAGAGCCAGGACTGGGCGAACATGCTGCTTCGCATGTACACCCGCTGGGCCGAGCGCCAGGGCTTCAAGGTCGAGCTTCTCGAAATCCACGATGGCGAAGAAGCCGGCATCAAATCCGCGACGATCCTCGTCAAGGGCCACAATGCCTATGGCTGGATGAAGACGGAATCAGGCGTGCACCGCCTGGTGCGCATCTCGCCCTATGACAGCAACGCGCGCCGCCACACCTCGTTCTCCTCGATCTGGGTCTACCCGGTGGTCGATGATTCGATCAACATCGAGGTCAACGAGAGCGACTGCCGCATCGACACTTATCGGTCGTCGGGCGCGGGCGGCCAGCACGTCAACACGACGGACTCGGCGGTGCGTATCACGCACATTCCGACCGGCATCGTCGTCGCCTGCCAGCAGGAGCGCTCGCAGCACAAGAACCGGGCCAAGGCCTGGGACATGCTGCGCGCCCGCCTCTATGAGGCGGAGCTGAAGAAGCGCGAGGAAGCGGCGAACGCTGAAGCCTCGTCGAAGACCGACATCGGCTGGGGTCACCAGATCCGCTCCTACGTGCTGCAGCCCTACCAGTTGGTGAAGGACCTGCGCACCGGCGTCGAAAGCACCGCTCCCGACGACGTTTTGAACGGCGATCTGAACGAGTTCATGGAGGCCGCTCTGGCCCACCGCGTCAACGGCGGCGCGGATGCGGCTGTCGAGGATCTCGCCTGA
- a CDS encoding ChbG/HpnK family deacetylase, with protein sequence MKHGVADIIADDYGLSPGVSGAILKLIDLGIITGAGCMTLFPEWKEAARSIRELSRHKQVSVGLHATLTDFTPLSGRSLLSGESQLPALKHLLIATYARQIDVVSLETELDAQLEAFFDEMGRPPDFIDGHQHVHFLPPVRNWLEKRRVRLESGGSLPWLRGSPSLRLSPNLRMKTKISFVRAISTGFDRRMKRTGFSVRGPLAGFYDWGKPDTFEKVIEQIRSRASQDTVFMCHPGWIDDVLLSRDSLVAARPLEFEALRKLETNSR encoded by the coding sequence ATGAAGCATGGCGTTGCTGACATCATTGCAGATGACTACGGTCTTTCACCGGGCGTCAGTGGCGCCATCCTGAAACTCATTGACCTTGGCATCATCACTGGCGCCGGCTGTATGACCCTTTTTCCAGAATGGAAAGAAGCAGCCAGGTCGATAAGAGAACTATCGCGCCACAAGCAGGTTTCTGTTGGCCTTCACGCAACGCTTACCGACTTTACGCCACTCTCAGGTCGATCTCTGCTCTCAGGCGAAAGCCAGCTTCCTGCCCTGAAACACCTGCTGATCGCCACCTATGCGCGGCAAATAGACGTCGTTTCACTGGAGACGGAACTCGATGCCCAATTGGAAGCCTTTTTCGATGAAATGGGGCGTCCTCCTGACTTCATAGATGGACACCAGCACGTTCATTTTCTGCCCCCAGTGCGCAATTGGCTGGAGAAACGTCGGGTTCGACTTGAAAGCGGCGGATCGCTGCCGTGGTTGCGTGGCTCGCCGAGTTTGCGCTTGTCGCCAAACCTCAGGATGAAAACAAAAATCAGCTTCGTCAGGGCAATATCAACTGGATTTGACCGACGCATGAAGCGCACCGGATTTTCGGTGCGTGGCCCCCTGGCGGGCTTTTATGACTGGGGCAAGCCCGACACATTTGAGAAAGTCATCGAGCAGATCAGAAGCCGCGCCTCCCAAGATACCGTATTCATGTGTCATCCAGGCTGGATCGATGACGTGCTTCTCAGCCGGGATAGCCTTGTAGCGGCAAGACCACTGGAGTTCGAAGCTCTTCGCAAGCTTGAAACAAATTCAAGGTAA
- a CDS encoding penicillin-binding protein 1A produces the protein MFRLIGYFFGIGAVFFLGVAAIAAVYLANVTKDLPDYEVLNSYAPPVTTRVHATNGALMAEYARERRLYLPIQAIPDRVKAAFLSAEDKNFYNHPGVDVTGLFRAIVTNLQQMGSGRRPVGASTITQQVAKNFLLSSDQTMDRKVKEAILSFRIEQAYSKDRILELYLNEIFFGMNSYGIAGAALTYFDKSVTELTIAETAYLAALPKGPNNYHPFRRVEAAIERRNWVIDRMVENGYVTKSEGDEAKKQPLGVTPRNRGSYLFASDYFAEEVRRQIIERYGDNALYEGGLSVRTSLDPRMQVIARKTLQDGLISYDERRGFHGPIKTIEVGGDWGVELSKVSAFADVPEWKLAVVLATDGKGADIGLQPRKEPSGKVAEERVTGRIPAEQMKWAYRSARGDRKSAKSPDGVFNPGDVVYVEPTETQGAYRLRQPPRVQGGLVAMDPHTGRVLAMVGGFSYAQSEFNRATQAMRQPGSSFKPFVYAAALDNGYTPASVIMDAPIEIVAGGQVWRPQNYGGGAAGPSTLRLGIEKSRNLMTVRLAQDMGMDIVAEYAERFGVYDKMYPVLAASLGSGETTVLRMVSAYAVLANGGKQIKPSLIDRIQDRYGKTIFSHEERSCEGCNAADWENQEEPAVIDNREQVLDPMTAYQITSMMEGVVTRGTAAGKIKLDRAVAGKTGTTNDEKDAWFVGYTPDLVAGLYIGFDNPAPLGRGATGGSLSAPLFNTFMQAATEGTPPSKFLIPEGMQMIAVNRKTGMQAFEGEPDTIMEAFKPGTGPADVFSVIGGEEYMEPEEILKNSPQANQAVTGGQSGLF, from the coding sequence ATGTTCAGATTGATTGGATATTTTTTCGGGATTGGCGCCGTTTTCTTTCTCGGTGTGGCCGCGATTGCCGCGGTCTATCTCGCAAACGTCACGAAAGATCTGCCTGATTACGAGGTATTGAACAGTTATGCGCCGCCGGTCACGACGCGCGTGCATGCCACCAACGGCGCGTTGATGGCTGAGTATGCGCGCGAGCGCCGACTCTATCTGCCGATTCAGGCGATCCCGGACCGCGTGAAGGCGGCCTTCCTCTCGGCCGAAGACAAGAACTTCTACAACCACCCCGGCGTGGACGTGACGGGCCTGTTCCGCGCGATCGTCACGAACCTGCAGCAGATGGGCTCCGGTCGCCGCCCGGTCGGCGCCTCGACCATCACGCAGCAGGTCGCCAAGAATTTTCTACTTTCCTCCGACCAGACGATGGACCGCAAGGTCAAGGAAGCGATCCTTTCCTTCCGCATCGAGCAGGCCTATTCGAAAGACCGCATTCTCGAGCTCTATCTCAACGAGATCTTCTTCGGGATGAACTCCTACGGCATCGCGGGCGCAGCGCTGACCTATTTCGACAAGTCGGTCACCGAACTGACGATTGCCGAGACCGCCTATCTTGCCGCCCTTCCGAAGGGGCCGAACAACTATCATCCGTTCCGCCGGGTCGAGGCTGCGATCGAGCGCCGCAACTGGGTGATCGACCGGATGGTAGAGAACGGCTACGTCACAAAGAGCGAGGGTGACGAAGCCAAGAAGCAGCCACTTGGCGTCACACCGCGCAATCGCGGCTCCTATCTCTTCGCTTCGGACTATTTCGCCGAGGAAGTACGCCGGCAGATCATCGAACGCTATGGGGACAACGCGCTCTATGAAGGCGGCCTTTCGGTACGCACTTCACTCGACCCTCGCATGCAGGTCATCGCCCGCAAGACCCTGCAGGACGGTCTGATCAGCTACGACGAGCGCCGCGGCTTCCACGGCCCGATCAAGACGATCGAGGTCGGGGGCGATTGGGGCGTCGAACTCAGCAAGGTCAGCGCCTTCGCCGATGTGCCGGAATGGAAGCTCGCCGTGGTGCTTGCGACCGACGGCAAGGGCGCCGACATTGGCCTGCAGCCGCGCAAGGAGCCCTCCGGCAAGGTGGCCGAGGAACGGGTGACCGGTCGAATTCCCGCCGAGCAGATGAAGTGGGCCTACCGGTCGGCCAGGGGCGATCGCAAGTCGGCCAAGTCGCCGGATGGTGTTTTTAACCCGGGCGACGTCGTTTACGTCGAGCCCACCGAGACACAGGGCGCCTACCGGCTTCGCCAGCCGCCAAGGGTGCAGGGCGGTCTGGTGGCCATGGATCCGCATACTGGCCGCGTATTGGCCATGGTCGGCGGCTTTTCCTATGCGCAGTCGGAGTTCAACCGCGCCACCCAGGCGATGCGCCAGCCGGGCTCCTCCTTCAAGCCCTTTGTCTACGCCGCGGCACTCGATAACGGCTATACGCCGGCTTCGGTCATCATGGACGCCCCGATTGAGATCGTCGCAGGCGGCCAGGTCTGGCGCCCGCAAAACTACGGCGGCGGGGCGGCCGGTCCCTCGACGCTTCGGCTCGGTATCGAGAAGTCGCGTAACCTGATGACGGTGCGTCTCGCCCAGGACATGGGCATGGACATCGTGGCCGAATACGCCGAGCGCTTCGGGGTTTACGACAAGATGTATCCGGTTCTCGCCGCCTCGCTCGGTTCGGGCGAGACCACGGTGCTTCGCATGGTCTCGGCCTATGCCGTGCTTGCAAACGGCGGTAAGCAGATCAAGCCGTCGCTGATCGATCGCATCCAGGACCGCTATGGCAAGACGATCTTCAGCCACGAAGAGCGGAGCTGCGAAGGGTGCAATGCGGCCGATTGGGAAAACCAGGAGGAGCCGGCCGTCATCGACAATCGCGAGCAAGTTCTCGATCCGATGACTGCCTATCAGATCACCTCGATGATGGAAGGTGTCGTTACGCGCGGTACCGCGGCCGGCAAGATCAAGCTCGATCGCGCCGTTGCCGGCAAGACCGGTACCACCAACGACGAAAAGGACGCCTGGTTTGTCGGTTACACGCCGGACCTCGTGGCCGGTCTTTATATCGGCTTCGACAATCCGGCCCCGCTTGGTCGCGGTGCCACGGGTGGCTCGCTCTCTGCGCCGCTCTTCAACACCTTCATGCAGGCTGCAACGGAAGGTACACCGCCGAGCAAGTTCCTGATTCCCGAGGGCATGCAGATGATTGCGGTGAACCGCAAGACCGGCATGCAGGCCTTCGAGGGGGAGCCAGACACGATCATGGAGGCGTTCAAGCCCGGCACAGGTCCGGCCGACGTGTTCTCCGTCATCGGCGGCGAGGAATACATGGAGCCGGAGGAAATCCTCAAGAATTCGCCGCAGGCCAACCAGGCCGTCACCGGCGGGCAGAGCGGGCTGTTCTAA